From the Bacillus sp. FJAT-22090 genome, the window TTTATACCGTTTCTCTTATTTCAACTAGGATGGAACGGAGGTTTGTGATTACATGATTAAAGTTGAGAATCTTTCCAAGTCATTTGGAAACTTAGAAGTCTTAAAAAATATTAGTACGTATATTGCACCACAAGAAGTGGTTTGCATTATCGGCTCTTCTGGTTCTGGAAAAAGCACATTCTTAAGATGTCTAAATCTCTTGGAAGAACCCACAGGTGGACAAATTATCGTTGAAGACGAAAACATAGTAGATAAAGACACGGATATTAATAAGCTCCGTCAAAAAATGGGGATGGTTTTTCAACAATTTAATCTTTTTCCACAAAAAAGTGTCATTGAAAATATCACTTTAGCCCCAATGAAATTAAAAAAGAAATCTAAAAAAGATGCCAAAACGCAAGCGATGGAACTATTAAAAAAAGTTGGGCTATCTGAAAAAGCCGACGTTTATCCTACTAATCTGTCCGGTGGTCAACAACAGCGAGTAGCCATTGCAAGAGCATTGGCTATGGAACCCCATGTCATGTTATTTGACGAACCTACTTCTGCACTTGATCCTGAAATGGTAGGTGAAGTTCTGAGAGTTATGAAGCAACTAGCAAAAGAGGGGATGACGATGGTCATCGTAACTCATGAAATGGGTTTTGCTCGTGAAGTGGCAGACCGAGTAATTTATATTGATGGTGGATGTATTATTGAGGAGGGTAACCCGCAGGATTTATTTTCAAACCCAACTCATGAGAGAACAAAAGCATTTTTATCAAAAGTTTTATAAAAGTATTTAGATTAGCTCTTCGTTTTTCATAGGATATCTAATCATTACGAAAAACGAAGGCTCACACTTTTGAAGGAAGTAGTCAAAAATTTTTAGAGTATCTTAGTATACTAAGTATGACATTTATATGTTTTTTTAAGAAGGAGAAGTCAGATGACCAAAACTGTCCTATTAATTGAACCTACTATCCGTCCGATCGGAGTAGATTATTTAACTAGCAATTTCAATGTAGTAGTAGCACCTAATGGATTAGAAGAAACGATTATAGAATATATAAATGAGCATAAAGCTCATGCAGTTATTATTAGAACAGAAAAAATCACTAAAAATATTTTAGAACAATGCCCTACTTTAGAGGTGATCGGTATGCACGGAGTTGGATTAGATACTATTGACGTGCCAAGCGCAACAGAGCATGGAGTAATAGTATTGAATGCTCCATTCAGCAATTATAC encodes:
- a CDS encoding amino acid ABC transporter ATP-binding protein, whose amino-acid sequence is MIKVENLSKSFGNLEVLKNISTYIAPQEVVCIIGSSGSGKSTFLRCLNLLEEPTGGQIIVEDENIVDKDTDINKLRQKMGMVFQQFNLFPQKSVIENITLAPMKLKKKSKKDAKTQAMELLKKVGLSEKADVYPTNLSGGQQQRVAIARALAMEPHVMLFDEPTSALDPEMVGEVLRVMKQLAKEGMTMVIVTHEMGFAREVADRVIYIDGGCIIEEGNPQDLFSNPTHERTKAFLSKVL